A region of Microbacterium suwonense DNA encodes the following proteins:
- the glgX gene encoding glycogen debranching protein GlgX, with protein MPAQTAASLGGSALDDLGVRLHDGVGTLRVWSQNAASVELVVFDADDLDWETAQVQLERRAGGVWEVTSELLQPGTRYALRVDGPHGPGHVFNAETLLLDPYGRGLAQGDGYEEWRSVVIEDGFDWGGVTKPRTPLDRTIIYEGHVKGLTKRHPDVTPALHGTYAGIAHPAMIEYYTRLGITAVELLPVHAFVPEPRLLERGLTNYWGYNTLNFFTPHTAYASEAARKGGPEAVLAEFKGMVRLLHEAGIEVILDVVYNHTSEEGIGGPRSSLRGIDNASYYRQQPDGTYIDTTGVGNTLNTATDAGARLVLDSLRYWADDMQIDGFRFDLAAALGRDANHEYDREHPLLTAIREDPALADVKIIAEPWDVGLGGWQTGNFPDGWSEWNDRYRDRVRNFWLSDIDYARRASAPVGVGGFANRLAGSANTYSDERGPLASVNFVTAHDGFTLHDLVAYDVKHNEANGEDNHDGADMNRSFNHGVEGPTDDPAILAVRRKAMRNLLGTLLLSAGIPMVTAGDEFGRTQRGNNNAYCQDSPLSWLNWEHEQWQRDLTEHVALLTRLRAENPALRPSRYARLGEHIPESSVMDWFDQNGETMEVEQWNDPRNRTLQYAAATIPQNGESNRILLIVHGTEAPIDVRLPDSIDGATAFVELWSSADETPSVEQRRLSPGEVLPIPGTSMRLFRVE; from the coding sequence ATGCCTGCGCAGACTGCCGCATCCCTTGGAGGATCCGCACTCGATGACCTCGGCGTCCGACTGCATGACGGCGTCGGCACCCTCCGGGTGTGGTCGCAGAACGCCGCGTCGGTGGAGCTGGTCGTCTTCGATGCCGACGATCTGGACTGGGAGACCGCCCAGGTGCAGCTCGAGCGCCGAGCCGGCGGCGTGTGGGAGGTCACCAGCGAGCTGCTGCAGCCGGGCACCCGTTACGCACTGCGTGTGGACGGCCCGCACGGCCCCGGCCACGTCTTCAACGCGGAGACCCTGCTGCTCGACCCCTACGGACGGGGTCTGGCCCAGGGAGACGGCTACGAGGAATGGCGCTCGGTCGTCATCGAGGACGGCTTCGACTGGGGCGGCGTCACCAAACCGCGCACACCACTGGACCGCACGATCATCTACGAGGGACACGTCAAGGGGCTCACCAAACGGCATCCGGATGTCACCCCGGCCCTGCACGGCACCTACGCCGGCATCGCACATCCCGCGATGATCGAGTACTACACGCGGCTCGGGATCACCGCCGTCGAACTGCTGCCCGTACACGCCTTCGTACCCGAGCCGCGCCTGCTCGAGCGCGGACTGACGAACTACTGGGGCTACAACACCCTCAACTTCTTCACCCCGCACACCGCCTACGCCAGCGAGGCGGCGCGCAAGGGCGGTCCGGAGGCCGTGCTCGCGGAGTTCAAGGGCATGGTCAGGCTGCTGCACGAGGCGGGCATCGAGGTGATCCTCGACGTGGTCTACAACCACACCAGCGAGGAGGGCATCGGCGGACCGCGCTCGAGCCTGCGCGGCATCGACAACGCCTCGTACTACAGGCAACAGCCGGATGGCACCTACATCGACACCACCGGCGTGGGCAACACCCTGAACACCGCGACGGACGCCGGCGCCCGTCTCGTGCTGGACTCGCTGCGCTACTGGGCCGATGACATGCAGATCGACGGTTTCCGCTTCGATCTGGCGGCGGCGCTCGGCCGGGATGCGAACCACGAATACGACCGGGAGCACCCGCTGCTCACCGCGATCCGCGAGGATCCCGCGCTGGCAGACGTCAAGATCATCGCGGAGCCGTGGGATGTGGGCCTGGGCGGCTGGCAGACCGGGAACTTCCCCGACGGCTGGAGTGAGTGGAACGACCGCTACCGCGACCGGGTGCGCAACTTCTGGCTCAGCGACATCGACTACGCCCGTCGCGCCTCCGCCCCAGTCGGGGTCGGCGGCTTCGCGAACCGCCTGGCCGGTTCCGCGAACACCTACAGCGACGAGCGTGGGCCGCTGGCCAGCGTCAACTTCGTCACGGCTCACGACGGCTTCACGCTGCACGATCTGGTCGCCTACGACGTCAAGCACAACGAGGCCAACGGCGAGGACAATCACGACGGTGCGGATATGAACCGATCGTTCAACCACGGCGTGGAAGGGCCCACCGACGATCCCGCCATCCTCGCGGTGCGGCGCAAGGCCATGCGCAACCTGCTGGGAACGCTGCTGCTCTCGGCCGGTATCCCGATGGTCACCGCAGGAGACGAGTTCGGCCGCACACAGCGCGGAAACAACAACGCCTACTGCCAGGACTCGCCGCTGAGCTGGCTGAACTGGGAGCACGAGCAGTGGCAGCGCGACCTCACCGAGCATGTGGCATTGCTCACCCGGTTGCGCGCCGAGAACCCGGCGCTGCGGCCGAGCCGATATGCACGACTGGGCGAGCACATCCCCGAGTCGAGCGTGATGGACTGGTTCGACCAGAACGGCGAGACGATGGAGGTCGAGCAGTGGAACGACCCCCGCAACCGCACGCTGCAGTACGCGGCGGCCACGATTCCACAGAACGGCGAGTCCAACCGGATCCTGCTGATCGTGCACGGCACCGAAGCACCGATCGATGTGCGTCTGCCGGACTCCATCGACGGCGCCACCGCCTTCGTCGAGCTCTGGTCGAGTGCGGATGAGACCCCGTCCGTGGAACAGCGCCGTCTCTCACCCGGCGAGGTGCTCCCGATCCCGGGAACCTCGATGCGCCTGTTCCGCGTGGAGTGA